The Musa acuminata AAA Group cultivar baxijiao chromosome BXJ2-2, Cavendish_Baxijiao_AAA, whole genome shotgun sequence genome contains the following window.
TCTTTGCCCAAGCCAGGTTGTTGGAGAGGCAAAGGTCATTACTGAATCCTCGTTCATATTGGTCAGAGGGTGATGTATCATCAATTGCTTCAAAAACAGATATAATCTCAGATTCTTCTGTGCCCCATTCTAAATTCATGCCTTCGGCTGGGGGCTCTCCCCCTCAAATTCTTCAGTCTCCTCAGCATGTTGACTTGTTGTCCTTACTGCATCCTGGAGCAGATAAGCCTCCTTCACGGTCTGTTAATTCTGGTGTGCCTTTTCGTCCAAACTTTTTAGAAGCACCAACTGTAAACAGCCCTATTTGTGGTGGTGTTGAGTTTCCAGCTGACATGTTAAACATGCATTATAATCAACCTATGCCTTCCCAGATCAGGTTAGGAGTTCAGCAGCAGGGTTTGCAATCTGCTAATCAGCCACCATTGCCTCATTTAATCACACAACATGGTGATCTTTCGTCTTGCTTAGTTCCACCCGAGAAAATGCTAACTTCTGAGATAAACCAGGATCCTCGTTTGTCGAATTTATTGCAACAACAGCATCTGCTGTCACAGCTACAGTTGCATTCTCAGATTCCTGCTGCTCAACTCCCTTCTCTGGAAAAGATCTTGTTGCTCCAGCAGCAGCAAAAGCAAGAGCAGCAGCAGCTCTTGATGCTTCAGCAGCAGCATATGCTTTCGAAGGTCCTATCTAGTCATCAGTCTCATCAACAGTTTGGTGATCCTTCTTATGGACAGGCACCTGCTGCCATGTCAGCAGGTAATGCTGCTGTCAATCATCTTATGCTTCAAAGAACACATGAGGTACTTCAGATGAATCAGCAGAGGCCTGTTGCATATGAGTGTTCCGAGCAACCATCTTACTATCCGAATGTTAATATGCAAGGCACGCTGGATGTCAATTCTGTAAGCTCTGGATCTCTGTCCATGTGCTTACCACATCAGGTCTTTGACCAAATGTCTTGTTCAAAAGAATCAGATACTCAATTTTCACTGGATAATGATGATATTCCTAACCCTACTACTGTAGAAAAACCAGTGATGGCAGATAGTTTGACTTTCTTAGAGGCTATGAAGACATCTGAGGAACTAACTTCTGATCTCCAAAAGATCGATCAAAGCTTGGGTGATGCTGAGACAGACCATAAGCCACCATTGATATCTCAGACTCGAGCAGTGCCACCATTTGGTTCTGAAGCCCTGAATAATTTGGATTCTGTCGAGGGTGGTCAAACATCTCATGATTTTGTATCATCTATCTctgatcaagtacaaaatataaatatttctggCCATGAAGTTAAAGAAATGGTTGCAGAGGCACAAGTTAAAAAGGCTTctgaaaagaaattaaaaaagcaGAAGAAATCCAAGACAAAGATATCTGCAGACCCTGGTAAAGGATTGCCTAAGACGGTTTCCAGCCAAAGATCAAGTACTGACATTGAAATTGTTGGTACAAATGCTAATGAGGTTAAATCTGAAGTGCAAGCAGATGCTGAAGAGTCTCTCTGTGGGCCTTCATCTGGAACAGGAGTTGAAGGTTCTGTTGCATCCTCCACCGAGCATTCTGAATCTCTGAGATCACAGTTGTTATCCTCCGTGAATCTTGTAACTGCTGAATCTAAAACCGAAGGAGAAGCTGAATCTGGAGTGGTGGGGCCACTGACATCCAATTCAAAGGTAACTTCATCTCAGTGGGCATGGAAATCCTCTCCAGGTCTCAAGCCTAAGTCACTTTTGGAGATACAACAGGAGGAACAGCTGAGAGCACAGAAAGAAACATTGCTTTCTGAAATTGATGCAGTTCCTACATCTGCAAGAAGTCCACTGCCAGCTCCTTGGTCAGGGTTAGTCACCAACTTGGAAAATAAATTGAATGGTGATACCAAACAAGCTGCAACAAGTTCCGTGGTTAACTCTGAAAATAATCTGAAGTCGAAGAGCAGGAAAAGTCAGCTGCATGATTTATTGGCTGAAGAAGTTTTGACCAAATCAAGTAAAGAAGACACAGAGCTTTTTGTTAGTCGTGCTGAGGGTTTACTTCTACCACCTCCGACACCAGCTGGGTCCGACATTGATACATCTGctgttgatgatgatgactttgttgAGGCTAAAGATACTAGAAAAGCCCGCAAGAAAGCATCAAAGTCAAAAGCTTCAGGAGTTAAGATCCCACAATCAGTTGGTATGGCTGAATTGTCTGCAGATCCGTCTCCTACTGAAAAGGCTAAAGGTACATGTCAGGTTCAACAAGAGAAAGAATTGTTGCCTGCTCTACCCAAGGGTCCATCTTTAGGagattttgttctttggaagggggatcAGGTAAGCTCTGCTCCTCCTCCAGCTTGGTCTCTGGACTCGAGGAAGCTTCACAGGCCGATGTCATTAAGAGACATTCAAATGGAGCAAGAGAAGAGGTCTGGAACCGTGCAGCAACAAATTTCAATACCAACTCCTGCAAAGCTCCAATCAAACCATGCTAGCCGTGGAAATGGGTCTTCTAGGCAGGATTCTGGATCATTTCCATCCAACACTGCATCATCCATTCATCTCGTTTCACAAGTTTCAACTCAGACAAAATCTAGGTCTGAAGATGATCTATTTTGGGGACCTAGTGAGCAATCAAAACCAGAACCCAAGAAGTACGTGCTTGGAATTGTGTTTTCAGAGTTCATATGTTAATTGCATTGAAATTCTGTCTTGAAGCTTATGTTTCCTTGCCACACATAGTTGTTTTGGTTTTGCTAACATTTTTCCTGCTATCTTTGTTACTTACAGATTAATTGGATTCATGTTTTATTTCAATAATTTACCTTTATCTGTATGGCTTTTATGCTTTTACTCTTTTGGCTCTTTTATCTGTTTGTCAAGTTGACCAAATCATATGATTCTTAAGTGTTCATATTGTCATTCTTGCAATATTACAGCATTATATCTTGGTGTCTGTCAAGTCGTGTCCTGCAACCCAGATTTTTATCTGCTATTGTTTAATTTTGATACGATTGTTTGAAACATGTACTGTTATAGTTTTAACTGAGATCACCTTTTAGTATTGTTGGCACGATTGCTTCTTTGTTTTTATTTATGCAACACTTGCTGTTATTATACCTTCTCTATTGTGTTTATTTTCACTGATCTATATGCCTCATTGTTCTGCCTTTCAAGAATGTGCATGGTCGATATAACTTGagggataattttttttattttttaagctgTTACCTTCTCTAGGATGAGTTTCATGAATCAATGGTGTTAAGCTTATATGAATTTCTTATGTAGgataactttgtcatgatttatacAATAGTTACAAAATTTGCTACTTTAAATTTCTGAAGTTTTGTGCTTAAAGAGGCCATTTTATCTAAGCAAACTGGGGTTGGCAACAACTATTGGTTTAGGCAACTGGTTAAGGGCACTCCTTCAAAAGGAGCTTCTGGAGCAGGATCAGGTCAGAAGCCATCAGGAAACAGACCTGTGGATCATTCTCTTTCAGCCTCACCTGGGCCAGTTGTGTCGGTTTCAAAGGGTAGGAGTGTTGCCACAACAAAGAACTCAGGTAAAGTTCGCCATTGGTTCGTTTTCTGATTTTGTTCTTGATACtgttttttatgttctcttaTTTGCAGAAGCAGTGGAATTCAGGGACTGGTGCGTGAATGAGTGGGTCCGTCTTACGGGAACAAGTGGTACCATTATCAACTACCAAAACTGTTTTGCTCTTTTTTTGTGCTTAAGATAAGATTATCATTACTTAAAAATTTTTTCCAATTGTTTCAGATACAAGTTTTCTGGAATTTTGCGTAAAGCAATCAACTTCAGAGGCAGAAGTGCTACTGAGAGAAAATCTTGGTTCTTTGGACCGCAACCACGAGTTCATTGACAATTTTCTCAACTACAAGGAATTCTTGGCACCGGATGTCCTCGAAATTGCCTTCCAGCCACAGAAGTCCCGAAACACATCTGTACATAATACATCTCTTCGGAGTTCCAACACTGCTACTGATGCCGAGGAAGGCTTAGAGGATGGGTTAGATGGGCCATCCAAAGGACGGGGGaagaaaaaggggaagaaagggcaGAAGATGAACCCATCTATCTTAGGATTTAACGTAGTCAGCAACCGGATAATGAAGGGTGAAATCCAGAGCATCGATGATTAGAGGGGGTTAGTTGTGCCGAGTGTACATACATTATCTTGATAAACCATATGTAAATGTTGTCATCCTTTTCTCTGGCGGGTTTCCGCGCAAGTAGTTGGAACAGAATTACAGCTCGATCGATTTTGTAGGCAAGCAAAACCACCAGGCATGTGCTTTTGAATACAAAAAAAGCTTAGCCATGGTTGATTCAAAGGACTAGTCAGGCATTCAATGTTTTTTTGTTGGATTATTTCAGTCATGAACTCTTGATTCTCTTGGTTAAATTTTGACATGGTTGAAATTGCCCATGGaatttttatttttccaaaagCTGGGGATCAGCACTCACAGAAGTTTCAGCACCATGGCTGGCTTTGTACTGGTGATATTCTTGTCCatgttaaaataaattattagacAAGTATAGGATATACAATCTTCGACTATGGCATTGTAAACGCCTACTCGAATAGGTTAGGAACATTAATGCCTATCTTTGATCTTGTTTTTTTAATTGTATTTCTAAAGTTTTGGAGAGAGGTCATCAGAGTTGTCAATATTTTGTTGTCTGAAAATCTTTAGCGTTGGGGGGaaattttttctttatattttagaGTCGCCTTTTACTTTACATTCATCGTTACATatcttttaaatttaattaaaataagaaagataattattaatttatttttattatcaatcATAGACGTTTTTTCTTTGATGATTCTTTGTGATTGATAATATGCTTTCTATTTATGTgctttactctttttttttttgttatggttTTTAATGTAAAGCAGAAGATATAAAAATTAGGAtaatcatttgaaagaaaagggatgatttttttttttttaaatctctttTGTGTTTTACTCGAAAGATGTCTTTTTGGCTTCGTCGTGATCGTCTTCGTCTCATTGCTTTAGCCCTGGTACGTCTACCTTGCATTCGCTTGTTATTTTCGTCTTGTCACTTTGATCTTCTTATTTTTGTCTTGCTATGGGTGTCTCATTCTCGTATCATCATTATCATCCTATCGTTTTCACCCTTATACTTTGATTCTATAACATTCTAATCCTTTATCTTTATCCAATTGTGAGACCTTTATACATCAACTATACCACTATCGCTTCGATCGTACATCGTTGCGATGAAGAGAGAACAAACATCgatgatatttaaaatattagataaaaaatatatcaaatgaaaaaaataaaaaaaataggacATGTCATGGGAAAAAacccaaaataaaaaaataaaaattcttttccCAAGAAAAATCGCCTTACAAAAAAATCGGTGGTTAAGTTTACATTCGGTGCTTAAACTTCAtattctaaaaaacaaaaaaataaacttcAGATATGGAATGTTGACATGAATGCTATCACTAATTTGAATGTTGGAATGAGCGAGAGACACCTCTTGTCTTAACCTTCAGATCGTCGTACAGTAACGAATCTCGACGTCTTAACTATCAATGTCGATTATATAAATCTTTTGCACAGCAAAATTTATAatctatttttcatatatatatatatatatatatatatatatatatatatatatatgtataaatcttTCTGATCTAACCTCAGAGATAGCGTAACTAATAAGATAATAAAATTTAGATCAGTAAAATAATCAGAAAAAGAagattaagaaaaaaaaggaagagatctAAAGCACGAGATTTGAGGCGAGCTGTTAAGCACCGGACACCGGAAGCGGCACCGATATCGTCGCGGAATTAGTTACCGGAATCCTCAGGCTGGTTGGCGTCGGggtcttattctcctctctcccgccAATCCATGCCGCTCCTCTCTTCATCTATTTTACTCATCTC
Protein-coding sequences here:
- the LOC135605824 gene encoding protein ESSENTIAL FOR POTEXVIRUS ACCUMULATION 1-like isoform X1 translates to MADLSNADGRRELTVDPSPHQTVKDMQGSDNSIPLSPQWLISKAVDKELGSHHDNRPDAVKALGAGEDLSNTGKRNDVFRPVLHNLEPGRRDRWHDEERETSSAIRRDRWREGDKEPGDSRRIERWSENTFRHSGETRRIPSERWNDSGNKESDQRRESKWNTRWGPGDKESDSWREKWSDSGKGGNGTPDKGTPAPYLSGHGKDINNHGKETEGDDHYSRSWRSNYTLGRGRGDSSHHQLQTPVKQPNMIGYGRIRAENGISSAPIGRGRFNSSMSSTNSDASRSLHLGFSHEKSDGASGDLSTIRYTRMKLLDIYRTTDIKSFRLSLDEFVEVPSLTQVEPLEPLAFSAPTSDESVIIKGIDKGEIVSSGASQLIKESSIGRTNTDAVSSRQSKLDLDVVLPSADEMITKEVTRMESSSHYVVPQKSQSAGDHKYGSKFDRKDFSLEVASVESDMSSSHLQKDVEFKHNTAITSLLYRDGQWQDTDRVCFHSDTKSDSNNKRQSTEAMKESDSLISKDVLIARKLQSPSPEDLSLYYKDPQGQIQGPFSGSDLIGWFEAGYFGIDLQVRLAGSPADAPFSSLGDVMPHLRMKAGPPPGFGVVKHSVTLDESLKGKIVNPGSIHSGLGENVLKSGQRNMHDTATESQNRFLESLMSGNTSGSPSERFSLSRGMQEFGGSTSGRLPSVVGESGNDMNYLFAQARLLERQRSLLNPRSYWSEGDVSSIASKTDIISDSSVPHSKFMPSAGGSPPQILQSPQHVDLLSLLHPGADKPPSRSVNSGVPFRPNFLEAPTVNSPICGGVEFPADMLNMHYNQPMPSQIRLGVQQQGLQSANQPPLPHLITQHGDLSSCLVPPEKMLTSEINQDPRLSNLLQQQHLLSQLQLHSQIPAAQLPSLEKILLLQQQQKQEQQQLLMLQQQHMLSKVLSSHQSHQQFGDPSYGQAPAAMSAGNAAVNHLMLQRTHEVLQMNQQRPVAYECSEQPSYYPNVNMQGTLDVNSVSSGSLSMCLPHQVFDQMSCSKESDTQFSLDNDDIPNPTTVEKPVMADSLTFLEAMKTSEELTSDLQKIDQSLGDAETDHKPPLISQTRAVPPFGSEALNNLDSVEGGQTSHDFVSSISDQVQNINISGHEVKEMVAEAQVKKASEKKLKKQKKSKTKISADPGKGLPKTVSSQRSSTDIEIVGTNANEVKSEVQADAEESLCGPSSGTGVEGSVASSTEHSESLRSQLLSSVNLVTAESKTEGEAESGVVGPLTSNSKVTSSQWAWKSSPGLKPKSLLEIQQEEQLRAQKETLLSEIDAVPTSARSPLPAPWSGLVTNLENKLNGDTKQAATSSVVNSENNLKSKSRKSQLHDLLAEEVLTKSSKEDTELFVSRAEGLLLPPPTPAGSDIDTSAVDDDDFVEAKDTRKARKKASKSKASGVKIPQSVGMAELSADPSPTEKAKGTCQVQQEKELLPALPKGPSLGDFVLWKGDQVSSAPPPAWSLDSRKLHRPMSLRDIQMEQEKRSGTVQQQISIPTPAKLQSNHASRGNGSSRQDSGSFPSNTASSIHLVSQVSTQTKSRSEDDLFWGPSEQSKPEPKKQLVKGTPSKGASGAGSGQKPSGNRPVDHSLSASPGPVVSVSKGRSVATTKNSEAVEFRDWCVNEWVRLTGTSDTSFLEFCVKQSTSEAEVLLRENLGSLDRNHEFIDNFLNYKEFLAPDVLEIAFQPQKSRNTSVHNTSLRSSNTATDAEEGLEDGLDGPSKGRGKKKGKKGQKMNPSILGFNVVSNRIMKGEIQSIDD
- the LOC135605824 gene encoding protein ESSENTIAL FOR POTEXVIRUS ACCUMULATION 1-like isoform X3; translation: MADLSNADGRRELTVDPSPHQTVKDMQGSDNSIPLSPQWLISKAVDKELGSHHDNRPDAVKALGAGEDLSNTGKRNDVFRPVLHNLEPGRRDRWHDEERETSSAIRRDRWREGDKEPGDSRRIERWSENTFRHSGETRRIPSERWNDSGNKESDQRRESKWNTRWGPGDKESDSWREKWSDSGKGGNGTPDKGTPAPYLSGHGKDINNHGKETEGDDHYSRSWRSNYTLGRGRGDSSHHQLQTPVKQPNMIGYGRIRAENGISSAPIGRGRFNSSMSSTNSDASRSLHLGFSHEKSDGASGDLSTIRYTRMKLLDIYRTTDIKSFRLSLDEFVEVPSLTQVEPLEPLAFSAPTSDESVIIKGIDKGEIVSSGASQLIKESSIGRTNTDAVSSRQSKLDLDVVLPSADEMITKEVTRMESSSHYVVPQKSQSAGDHKYGSKFDRKDFSLEVASVESDMSSSHLQKDVEFKHNTAITSLLYRDGQWQDTDRVCFHSDTKSDSNNKRQSTEAMKESDSLISKDVLIARKLQSPSPEDLSLYYKDPQGQIQGPFSGSDLIGWFEAGYFGIDLQVRLAGSPADAPFSSLGDVMPHLRMKAGPPPGFGVVKHSVTLDESLKGKIVNPGSIHSGLGENVLKSGQRNMHDTATESQNRFLESLMSGNTSGSPSERFSLSRGMQEFGGSTSGRLPSVVGESGNDMNYLFAQARLLERQRSLLNPRSYWSEGDVSSIASKTDIISDSSVPHSKFMPSAGGSPPQILQSPQHVDLLSLLHPGADKPPSRSVNSGVPFRPNFLEAPTVNSPICGGVEFPADMLNMHYNQPMPSQIRLGVQQQGLQSANQPPLPHLITQHGDLSSCLVPPEKMLTSEINQDPRLSNLLQQQHLLSQLQLHSQIPAAQLPSLEKILLLQQQQKQEQQQLLMLQQQHMLSKVLSSHQSHQQFGDPSYGQAPAAMSAGNAAVNHLMLQRTHEVLQMNQQRPVAYECSEQPSYYPNVNMQGTLDVNSVSSGSLSMCLPHQVFDQMSCSKESDTQFSLDNDDIPNPTTVEKPVMADSLTFLEAMKTSEELTSDLQKIDQSLGDAETDHKPPLISQTRAVPPFGSEALNNLDSVEGGQTSHDFVSSISDQVQNINISGHEVKEMVAEAQVKKASEKKLKKQKKSKTKISADPGKGLPKTVSSQRSSTDIEIVGTNANEVKSEVQADAEESLCGPSSGTGVEGSVASSTEHSESLRSQLLSSVNLVTAESKTEGEAESGVVGPLTSNSKVTSSQWAWKSSPGLKPKSLLEIQQEEQLRAQKETLLSEIDAVPTSARSPLPAPWSGLVTNLENKLNGDTKQAATSSVVNSENNLKSKSRKSQLHDLLAEEVLTKSSKEDTELFVSRAEGLLLPPPTPAGSDIDTSAVDDDDFVEAKDTRKARKKASKSKASGVKIPQSVGMAELSADPSPTEKAKGTCQVQQEKELLPALPKGPSLGDFVLWKGDQVSSAPPPAWSLDSRKLHRPMSLRDIQMEQEKRSGTVQQQISIPTPAKLQSNHASRGNGSSRQDSGSFPSNTASSIHLVSQVSTQTKSRSEDDLFWGPSEQSKPEPKKQLVKGTPSKGASGAGSGQKPSGNRPVDHSLSASPGPVVSVSKEAVEFRDWCVNEWVRLTGTSDTSFLEFCVKQSTSEAEVLLRENLGSLDRNHEFIDNFLNYKEFLAPDVLEIAFQPQKSRNTSVHNTSLRSSNTATDAEEGLEDGLDGPSKGRGKKKGKKGQKMNPSILGFNVVSNRIMKGEIQSIDD
- the LOC135605824 gene encoding protein ESSENTIAL FOR POTEXVIRUS ACCUMULATION 1-like isoform X2: MADLSNADGRRELTVDPSPHQTVKDMQGSDNSIPLSPQWLISKAVDKELGSHHDNRPDAVKALGAGEDLSNTGKRNDVFRPVLHNLEPGRRDRWHDEERETSSAIRRDRWREGDKEPGDSRRIERWSENTFRHSGETRRIPSERWNDSGNKESDQRRESKWNTRWGPGDKESDSWREKWSDSGKGGNGTPDKGTPAPYLSGHGKDINNHGKETEGDDHYSRSWRSNYTLGRGRGDSSHHQLQTPVKQPNMIGYGRIRAENGISSAPIGRGRFNSSMSSTNSDASRSLHLGFSHEKSDGASGDLSTIRYTRMKLLDIYRTTDIKSFRLSLDEFVEVPSLTQVEPLEPLAFSAPTSDESVIIKGIDKGEIVSSGASQLIKESSIGRTNTDAVSSRQNLDVVLPSADEMITKEVTRMESSSHYVVPQKSQSAGDHKYGSKFDRKDFSLEVASVESDMSSSHLQKDVEFKHNTAITSLLYRDGQWQDTDRVCFHSDTKSDSNNKRQSTEAMKESDSLISKDVLIARKLQSPSPEDLSLYYKDPQGQIQGPFSGSDLIGWFEAGYFGIDLQVRLAGSPADAPFSSLGDVMPHLRMKAGPPPGFGVVKHSVTLDESLKGKIVNPGSIHSGLGENVLKSGQRNMHDTATESQNRFLESLMSGNTSGSPSERFSLSRGMQEFGGSTSGRLPSVVGESGNDMNYLFAQARLLERQRSLLNPRSYWSEGDVSSIASKTDIISDSSVPHSKFMPSAGGSPPQILQSPQHVDLLSLLHPGADKPPSRSVNSGVPFRPNFLEAPTVNSPICGGVEFPADMLNMHYNQPMPSQIRLGVQQQGLQSANQPPLPHLITQHGDLSSCLVPPEKMLTSEINQDPRLSNLLQQQHLLSQLQLHSQIPAAQLPSLEKILLLQQQQKQEQQQLLMLQQQHMLSKVLSSHQSHQQFGDPSYGQAPAAMSAGNAAVNHLMLQRTHEVLQMNQQRPVAYECSEQPSYYPNVNMQGTLDVNSVSSGSLSMCLPHQVFDQMSCSKESDTQFSLDNDDIPNPTTVEKPVMADSLTFLEAMKTSEELTSDLQKIDQSLGDAETDHKPPLISQTRAVPPFGSEALNNLDSVEGGQTSHDFVSSISDQVQNINISGHEVKEMVAEAQVKKASEKKLKKQKKSKTKISADPGKGLPKTVSSQRSSTDIEIVGTNANEVKSEVQADAEESLCGPSSGTGVEGSVASSTEHSESLRSQLLSSVNLVTAESKTEGEAESGVVGPLTSNSKVTSSQWAWKSSPGLKPKSLLEIQQEEQLRAQKETLLSEIDAVPTSARSPLPAPWSGLVTNLENKLNGDTKQAATSSVVNSENNLKSKSRKSQLHDLLAEEVLTKSSKEDTELFVSRAEGLLLPPPTPAGSDIDTSAVDDDDFVEAKDTRKARKKASKSKASGVKIPQSVGMAELSADPSPTEKAKGTCQVQQEKELLPALPKGPSLGDFVLWKGDQVSSAPPPAWSLDSRKLHRPMSLRDIQMEQEKRSGTVQQQISIPTPAKLQSNHASRGNGSSRQDSGSFPSNTASSIHLVSQVSTQTKSRSEDDLFWGPSEQSKPEPKKQLVKGTPSKGASGAGSGQKPSGNRPVDHSLSASPGPVVSVSKGRSVATTKNSEAVEFRDWCVNEWVRLTGTSDTSFLEFCVKQSTSEAEVLLRENLGSLDRNHEFIDNFLNYKEFLAPDVLEIAFQPQKSRNTSVHNTSLRSSNTATDAEEGLEDGLDGPSKGRGKKKGKKGQKMNPSILGFNVVSNRIMKGEIQSIDD